The following coding sequences lie in one Fibrobacter sp. UWT2 genomic window:
- a CDS encoding TIGR02147 family protein, which yields MKSVLEYKDYHLFMQDYYDERKRLGAFSWREFCKSAGFTSPNFLKLVCMGQSKLSKVKIDDVAKAMGLAGYEADYFREMVLFCNADKDEAKKTALLEMQRIALEHKVRVVDGDAFQYYESWKYPVLRELIPMMPGATPRDIADECKEHVSAEEVRDVLNFLVKAGFLKKDGEKVYSQTEQTVIGSQEALPIAIRAMHKEMANMAARAVDRYSVNERHFTGVTLSVNQEARERIAKELDACCRRVLAIANEYSDQDQVCRVNFQFFPVTDKVKGVHHV from the coding sequence ATGAAATCGGTACTTGAATATAAAGACTATCACCTCTTTATGCAGGATTACTACGACGAACGCAAACGTCTTGGTGCGTTCTCGTGGCGCGAGTTCTGCAAGAGTGCCGGTTTTACTTCGCCGAATTTCTTGAAGCTTGTGTGCATGGGCCAGAGCAAACTCAGCAAGGTCAAAATAGACGATGTGGCGAAGGCGATGGGCCTTGCCGGCTACGAGGCGGATTATTTCCGCGAAATGGTCCTGTTTTGCAATGCGGATAAAGATGAGGCCAAGAAGACGGCTCTCCTCGAAATGCAGAGGATTGCGCTGGAACATAAGGTGCGCGTGGTCGATGGCGATGCCTTCCAGTATTATGAATCCTGGAAGTATCCGGTTTTGAGGGAACTCATTCCGATGATGCCGGGGGCGACTCCTCGCGACATTGCCGACGAATGCAAGGAGCATGTGTCTGCTGAAGAAGTCCGCGATGTGTTGAATTTCTTGGTGAAAGCCGGGTTCTTGAAAAAGGACGGCGAAAAGGTCTATTCGCAGACGGAGCAGACCGTGATCGGTTCGCAAGAGGCTTTGCCCATTGCCATTCGAGCCATGCATAAAGAGATGGCGAACATGGCGGCCCGCGCCGTAGACCGCTATTCCGTAAATGAACGTCATTTTACGGGTGTCACGCTCAGCGTGAATCAAGAGGCGCGCGAACGAATTGCGAAGGAACTCGATGCCTGCTGCAGAAGGGTGCTTGCGATTGCGAACGAATACAGTGATCAGGATCAGGTTTGTAGAGTCAATTTCCAGTTTTTCCCGGTAACGGACAAAGTTAAAGGGGTGCACCATGTTTAA
- a CDS encoding GH116 family glycosyl hydrolase has protein sequence MSIKDYLAGAKQAGSVQKLMTPGLAVEFIQPWYTPLSTTPSTTGIAVGGIGSTFTATPAGTTPVMNVMPGVQVRTEKPSDLRFNNFFFRESVVDAKAALEIADFAGFTQMLAKYPLVDAKGEALFTAAELANQKKAEAKFNKAIAGSDFFKNNAADFERWHIEWSDRTAALLNKAGAELNRSAVIDFFNGVVGEKVVRQGALTAAWANDSEFLGQAGYDAAKMQYAALYPVSETKYEGKGVQITKTQSSYVTPGDERLSSLPVNATVFTLENTTKETREITIVQVQDCIAGYMAKKDRQGVQDSSFVLVPSARFPKGVKFSKQANDGREVRGLEFYNEKPLAESDFNGCMGVSVAWNKKDNLNVSVKPMFYQDDAASVLKGALRSGRVCEAWVKNVYSGRETMAGAVAVTAVLKPKQKVSFQFNLVLDFPEIKLNKLTSAKKYTAFFPEAYGRVGAILEEALAADKNFDARLKAFEALVPKKAVAKLYKTAAKQDEFKSLAINTLSFLAEATVWDKDDRFLVRECADYPFFNSLDVYFYGSFSLMALMPRLDGVVMKRFGDAILAVNNNRRRHHEYVNHPFADLPDPKLEGPRAVRGAVIHDLGSPFDAEPDAYDWHNVKEWKDLAPKYVLMVLRHYVKTQDKQNLQDCKEAVYAAMQYLEKMVNEGENFPLTHGTDDTFDNLSSHGISVYCGSLWIAGLRAAAKIAEILGDKAQADTWNAKADDANKEFDEALWDEAEGYYHFFVTPIEAKDVVADKLPQLADAIKETLVIDGTNVKAALKTINEWLNSGEIPSDVELSKNELRGLKKAWLTAQCKKAFTASWNAKIANDCDDVFADTMLADTYLRLLSLKPISDEKKAKANLLRVFNTNYKANSPLIGAANLVRKDGSPLDEFNFQAHDVWIGIQYSIMCAMMHHGLEKQAADMGDSMIRNLYEEARIPFAAPEGFNGSCRLHPEALVKAFSLSTTAADKMHKELLKKGALLADSRISPKLPRNLSAFTKAFGSIAKANKVEASALFMLLHSTALKYTAGKYFRPGMIFALL, from the coding sequence ATGAGCATTAAAGATTACCTCGCCGGCGCAAAACAGGCCGGTTCCGTCCAGAAGCTGATGACCCCGGGCCTCGCCGTGGAATTTATCCAGCCCTGGTACACCCCGCTTTCTACGACCCCCTCTACCACGGGTATTGCTGTCGGCGGTATCGGCTCGACATTCACCGCAACGCCTGCAGGCACCACTCCCGTGATGAACGTGATGCCGGGCGTGCAGGTCCGCACCGAAAAGCCCTCTGACCTCCGCTTCAACAACTTCTTCTTCCGCGAATCCGTGGTTGACGCAAAGGCCGCTCTCGAAATTGCCGACTTCGCTGGTTTTACGCAGATGCTCGCCAAGTACCCGCTCGTGGACGCCAAGGGCGAAGCACTCTTTACCGCCGCTGAACTTGCTAATCAGAAGAAGGCCGAAGCCAAGTTCAACAAGGCCATTGCAGGGAGTGATTTCTTCAAGAACAACGCTGCCGACTTTGAACGCTGGCACATTGAATGGAGCGACCGCACCGCAGCTCTCTTGAACAAGGCCGGTGCCGAACTCAACCGCAGCGCCGTCATCGACTTCTTCAACGGTGTCGTGGGCGAAAAGGTTGTGCGTCAGGGCGCCCTCACCGCCGCTTGGGCAAACGACAGCGAATTCTTGGGCCAGGCCGGTTACGATGCCGCCAAGATGCAGTACGCCGCACTCTATCCGGTGAGCGAAACCAAGTATGAAGGCAAGGGCGTGCAGATTACCAAGACCCAGTCCAGCTATGTGACTCCGGGTGACGAACGCCTCTCTAGCCTCCCCGTGAACGCTACCGTGTTCACTCTCGAAAATACCACCAAGGAAACCCGCGAAATCACGATCGTGCAGGTGCAGGACTGCATCGCCGGTTACATGGCGAAGAAGGACCGCCAGGGCGTTCAGGACTCTAGCTTCGTGCTCGTGCCGTCTGCACGTTTCCCGAAGGGAGTCAAGTTTAGCAAGCAGGCCAATGACGGTCGCGAAGTCCGCGGTCTCGAATTTTACAACGAAAAGCCGCTCGCCGAAAGCGATTTTAACGGATGCATGGGCGTGTCCGTCGCCTGGAATAAGAAGGACAACCTGAACGTTTCCGTGAAGCCGATGTTCTACCAGGATGACGCAGCCTCTGTGCTGAAGGGCGCTCTCCGCAGCGGCCGCGTTTGCGAAGCCTGGGTCAAGAACGTTTACAGCGGTCGCGAAACGATGGCCGGTGCTGTTGCCGTTACCGCCGTTCTCAAGCCGAAGCAGAAGGTTTCTTTCCAGTTCAACCTGGTGCTCGACTTCCCCGAAATCAAGCTGAACAAGCTTACTTCCGCCAAGAAGTACACCGCTTTCTTCCCCGAAGCTTATGGCCGCGTGGGCGCTATCCTCGAAGAAGCCCTCGCCGCCGACAAGAACTTTGACGCACGCCTCAAGGCATTCGAAGCACTCGTCCCGAAGAAGGCCGTGGCCAAGCTCTACAAGACTGCCGCCAAGCAGGACGAATTCAAGAGTCTCGCCATCAACACGCTCAGCTTCCTCGCCGAAGCCACCGTGTGGGACAAGGACGACCGTTTCCTCGTCCGCGAATGCGCTGACTATCCGTTCTTCAACTCCCTCGACGTTTACTTCTACGGCAGCTTCAGCCTGATGGCCCTGATGCCGCGCCTCGACGGTGTGGTGATGAAGCGCTTCGGTGATGCGATTCTCGCCGTGAACAACAACCGTCGCCGTCACCACGAATACGTGAACCACCCGTTCGCCGACCTTCCGGACCCGAAACTTGAAGGCCCGCGCGCTGTTCGCGGTGCCGTGATTCATGACCTCGGAAGCCCCTTTGATGCTGAACCCGATGCCTACGACTGGCACAACGTGAAGGAATGGAAGGATCTCGCTCCGAAGTATGTTTTGATGGTGCTGCGCCACTACGTGAAGACGCAGGACAAGCAGAACTTGCAGGATTGCAAGGAAGCCGTTTACGCAGCCATGCAATACCTCGAAAAGATGGTGAACGAAGGCGAAAACTTCCCGCTCACCCACGGTACCGACGACACCTTCGACAACCTCTCCAGCCACGGCATTTCCGTATACTGCGGTAGCCTCTGGATTGCAGGTCTCCGCGCCGCCGCCAAGATTGCCGAAATCCTCGGCGACAAGGCTCAGGCAGACACCTGGAACGCCAAGGCCGACGACGCCAACAAGGAATTCGACGAAGCATTGTGGGACGAAGCCGAAGGCTACTACCACTTCTTCGTGACCCCGATAGAAGCGAAGGACGTTGTGGCAGACAAGCTCCCGCAACTCGCCGACGCCATCAAGGAAACGCTCGTTATCGACGGCACCAACGTGAAGGCAGCCCTCAAGACCATCAACGAATGGCTGAACTCTGGCGAAATCCCGAGCGACGTGGAACTTTCCAAGAACGAACTCCGCGGCCTCAAGAAGGCATGGCTCACCGCCCAGTGCAAGAAAGCCTTTACCGCCAGCTGGAACGCAAAGATCGCTAACGACTGCGACGACGTCTTCGCTGACACGATGCTCGCCGACACTTACCTCCGCCTGCTCAGCCTCAAGCCGATTAGCGACGAGAAGAAGGCCAAGGCCAACTTGCTCCGCGTATTCAACACGAACTACAAAGCAAACAGCCCGCTCATCGGTGCAGCAAACCTTGTTCGTAAGGACGGCTCTCCGCTCGACGAATTCAACTTCCAGGCTCACGACGTGTGGATCGGTATCCAGTACAGCATCATGTGCGCCATGATGCACCACGGGTTGGAAAAGCAGGCTGCCGACATGGGCGATTCCATGATCCGCAACCTCTACGAAGAAGCCCGCATCCCGTTCGCCGCACCGGAAGGATTCAACGGTTCTTGCCGCCTGCACCCGGAAGCGCTCGTGAAGGCGTTTAGCCTCAGCACCACTGCCGCCGACAAGATGCACAAGGAACTCCTGAAGAAAGGCGCCCTCCTTGCCGACAGCCGCATCAGCCCGAAGCTCCCGCGCAACCTGTCCGCCTTCACCAAGGCATTCGGCAGCATCGCCAAGGCCAACAAGGTTGAAGCAAGCGCGCTGTTCATGCTGCTCCACAGCACGGCTCTGAAGTACACCGCCGGTAAGTACTTCCGCCCGGGTATGATCTTCGCACTTCTATAA
- a CDS encoding FISUMP domain-containing protein, translated as MACSESEEHVVKTISDYELNGITIKDGFYTDNRDNHKYRIMMAKSPESYVDDYDLWFAENLDYVDSALEDSSWCYEDNKDNCEKYGRLYNWSAAQKACPEGWHVPSRTDWENLYKAIDGDRIEPAGTKLKTVDQWQNGDSVSQGSNRYGFYGLPAGRKNVEGGWLPTGKFAYFWSSTASIADAEIANGWQLTYETDVLGYGEYYKGHGMSVRCMASRTWATKDVFHIEGDFDSTYLEEIPRHEGKLEYKGQTYKTIEIWGKTYMAENMNYETGNSWCYNNSADSCKKYGRLYDKETAAKVCPEGWKLMTATVSEEVDTSERAAVLRAMGVSRTLYDFTAEETKSIEGWVKEPGNNISGFNLLPAGGYDIGSESFFDLGYTAYLWVNKEYADSADLHDTISVALRYFDVNFNIAENGGNFAYSVRCLKE; from the coding sequence TTGGCTTGTTCGGAAAGTGAAGAGCATGTCGTCAAGACAATCTCTGACTATGAATTGAACGGAATTACCATCAAGGATGGCTTTTATACCGACAATCGTGATAATCACAAATATCGGATTATGATGGCCAAAAGTCCAGAGTCGTATGTGGATGATTATGACTTGTGGTTTGCCGAAAATTTGGATTATGTGGATTCTGCACTAGAAGATAGTTCCTGGTGCTATGAAGACAATAAGGACAACTGTGAAAAATACGGTAGACTTTATAATTGGTCCGCCGCGCAAAAAGCTTGTCCGGAAGGGTGGCATGTGCCAAGTCGTACTGACTGGGAAAACCTTTATAAGGCTATAGATGGTGACCGAATTGAACCTGCCGGTACCAAACTGAAAACCGTTGATCAATGGCAGAACGGTGATTCTGTGTCGCAGGGCTCCAACCGTTATGGATTTTATGGACTTCCTGCCGGTCGAAAGAATGTCGAAGGAGGTTGGCTTCCGACGGGTAAGTTTGCCTATTTCTGGTCAAGTACGGCATCTATTGCAGACGCTGAAATCGCTAATGGTTGGCAGCTGACTTATGAAACAGATGTGCTTGGATATGGAGAATATTACAAGGGACATGGAATGTCCGTGCGTTGCATGGCTTCTAGGACTTGGGCGACTAAAGATGTCTTCCATATCGAAGGGGACTTTGATTCTACGTACTTAGAAGAGATTCCGCGTCACGAAGGTAAGTTGGAATACAAGGGCCAAACGTACAAGACGATAGAAATTTGGGGTAAAACCTATATGGCCGAGAATATGAATTACGAAACCGGAAATAGTTGGTGCTACAACAATAGTGCTGATTCCTGCAAAAAGTACGGTCGCCTGTATGACAAGGAAACTGCGGCTAAAGTATGCCCTGAAGGTTGGAAACTGATGACCGCCACGGTTTCGGAAGAAGTGGATACGAGTGAACGCGCTGCTGTTTTGCGAGCAATGGGCGTGTCGCGTACCCTTTATGATTTTACCGCTGAAGAAACCAAGTCAATTGAAGGATGGGTGAAGGAACCTGGCAACAATATATCGGGCTTTAATCTGCTTCCGGCTGGAGGCTATGACATTGGCAGCGAATCTTTCTTTGACTTAGGCTACACGGCCTATTTGTGGGTAAATAAGGAATACGCTGATTCAGCAGATTTGCACGATACGATTTCGGTAGCTCTGCGCTATTTTGACGTGAATTTCAATATTGCAGAAAACGGCGGAAACTTTGCTTACTCTGTCCGCTGCTTGAAAGAATAA
- a CDS encoding NADH-quinone oxidoreductase subunit N — MYISNFIIPDLLLLLFPFIVIGSRLFCTDRSKVSWRIANIGFILIFVLLNLIPLASGTGRFFINNWHIDDFGVLMREVLMVSAILGIWLAKDYFEHGGDGKPAMHQIAEFIGTVAFATFGGVTVVSACDLLTFFLGLEIATIPMYALAAWNKQDQYGSEAATKYILMGSVATAFELFGFSYLYGFAGSIHFEAIQQAVAAGTSPLLWIAVLFLFAGIGFKLTLFPFYTWAPDVYEGAPTPVTAILSVTSKATAIAFLVVLVFGPLAPIQEQVAPFIALLAGTTLFVGNLGALKQFRLRRFMAYSSIAQAGYIMVALLGPAATAKTAIIYYLFVYAVSNYLAFFIFGIIGHHREETFNSLRGLSKQKPMLAIALAVAMFSLAGIPPLAGFFGKFHLFFSGASTGHYGIVAFAVLNNVLALFYYLQLIKSAWIDDTDEHLNPLRMTKRQRAVIVLLTVAVIVLGVLPFLSDNIFAGFTF; from the coding sequence ATGTATATCTCTAATTTTATCATACCCGACTTACTCCTGCTATTGTTCCCGTTTATCGTTATCGGGAGTAGACTCTTTTGCACCGACCGCTCTAAAGTGTCCTGGCGCATCGCGAATATCGGCTTCATCCTGATTTTCGTGCTACTGAACCTCATTCCGCTTGCCAGCGGAACAGGCAGGTTCTTCATTAACAACTGGCACATCGACGACTTTGGCGTGCTCATGCGCGAAGTTCTCATGGTGTCCGCCATTCTCGGCATCTGGCTTGCCAAAGATTACTTCGAACACGGCGGCGACGGAAAGCCCGCCATGCACCAGATTGCGGAATTTATCGGCACCGTAGCCTTCGCCACCTTCGGCGGCGTTACCGTCGTTTCGGCCTGCGACTTGCTCACCTTCTTCTTGGGCCTTGAAATCGCAACGATTCCGATGTATGCCCTTGCCGCTTGGAATAAGCAAGACCAATATGGTTCTGAAGCAGCCACCAAGTACATTTTGATGGGCTCCGTGGCCACAGCCTTCGAGCTCTTCGGATTCAGCTACCTGTACGGTTTCGCCGGATCCATTCACTTTGAAGCGATTCAGCAAGCCGTTGCCGCAGGCACCTCTCCCCTGCTGTGGATTGCAGTGCTGTTCCTGTTTGCCGGTATCGGCTTCAAGCTCACCCTGTTCCCGTTCTACACCTGGGCCCCTGACGTTTACGAAGGCGCTCCCACTCCGGTAACGGCCATTCTCTCGGTAACCTCGAAAGCTACCGCTATCGCCTTCCTCGTGGTGTTGGTCTTTGGCCCCCTGGCCCCGATTCAAGAACAGGTTGCCCCGTTCATCGCGCTCCTTGCAGGAACCACGCTCTTTGTTGGTAACCTTGGCGCGTTAAAGCAGTTCAGGCTCCGCCGCTTCATGGCCTACAGCTCTATCGCTCAAGCCGGCTATATCATGGTTGCCCTCCTCGGTCCTGCAGCCACTGCAAAGACAGCCATTATCTACTACCTGTTCGTTTACGCGGTTTCTAATTACCTCGCCTTCTTCATCTTCGGCATTATCGGGCATCACCGCGAAGAGACATTCAATTCCTTGCGTGGACTTTCCAAGCAGAAACCCATGCTCGCCATCGCTCTTGCCGTCGCCATGTTCAGCCTTGCGGGCATTCCGCCTCTTGCAGGTTTCTTCGGTAAGTTCCACCTGTTCTTCAGCGGTGCTTCTACGGGCCACTACGGCATCGTCGCCTTCGCCGTACTGAACAACGTACTTGCGCTGTTCTACTACTTGCAGCTGATTAAGAGCGCATGGATTGACGACACGGACGAACACCTAAATCCGCTCCGCATGACCAAGCGTCAGCGCGCCGTGATTGTTCTCTTGACTGTCGCGGTGATCGTTCTCGGTGTACTACCGTTCCTGAGCGACAACATCTTCGCAGGCTTTACTTTTTAA
- a CDS encoding NuoM family protein, with translation MDTLLFNLIWIIPLFTVLVCAPIPSHKESLLKTIHAFSGTLVLLLVGHLTYRLYTLGIGSASADSAPLLLHYYMDIPWIHTLNAHYSVGADGLNMFLLFLTAVIVWGGILVSWNIKGNQKVFFALIQLLATSVYGVFMSMDLVLFFVFYEMEALCMYLMIAGYGSGRKDYGGKKLTLTLAFGSSMILATLFGLYFESGISSWSIVELSKVTLPMDFQMWAFPLMFMGFAVSSSLFPFHFWSPDGHSAAPTAVSMLAAGVMMKMGAYGCLRIAMFLMPEAAKIWLPYVVALLIFNVVLGPFIALRHKDLKYITAYSSISHLGLIFLGLAAMTPVGLRGASLQMISHGFLTGLFFATIGMIYERTHTRDITEMGGIMRKLPFLGVGFVIAGFAGLGLPGFSGFIAESNIFIGAFQQDSTITRVVTVLAILSITTTAVYILQTANRMLHGNMPAKYATLTDACFREKIVVVVLVLCLLLIGVFPGWIADMLDQSIAPIFEKINSAL, from the coding sequence ATGGACACTTTGCTTTTTAACTTAATCTGGATTATCCCGCTTTTCACGGTGCTGGTCTGCGCTCCGATTCCCTCCCATAAGGAATCGCTTCTCAAGACCATCCATGCGTTCTCGGGAACACTCGTGCTGTTGCTTGTAGGCCACTTGACTTATAGGCTCTACACGCTTGGCATCGGTTCGGCAAGCGCTGATTCCGCCCCGCTCCTTCTGCATTACTACATGGACATTCCCTGGATTCATACATTGAACGCCCACTACTCTGTCGGCGCCGATGGTCTGAACATGTTCCTGCTGTTCCTGACGGCAGTCATCGTCTGGGGAGGCATTCTCGTCAGTTGGAACATCAAAGGAAACCAAAAGGTATTCTTCGCGCTCATCCAGCTCTTGGCCACCAGCGTCTACGGAGTGTTCATGAGCATGGACTTGGTGCTGTTCTTTGTATTCTACGAAATGGAAGCGCTCTGCATGTACCTGATGATTGCAGGCTACGGTTCCGGCCGCAAGGACTACGGCGGTAAAAAGCTGACCTTGACGCTCGCCTTCGGCTCTTCCATGATTTTGGCAACTCTGTTCGGTCTTTATTTTGAAAGCGGAATCAGCAGTTGGAGCATTGTGGAACTTTCCAAGGTAACGCTCCCGATGGATTTCCAGATGTGGGCATTCCCGCTCATGTTCATGGGATTCGCCGTTTCGAGTTCCCTGTTCCCGTTCCACTTCTGGAGTCCGGACGGCCACTCCGCCGCACCGACCGCAGTCTCGATGCTGGCAGCCGGTGTCATGATGAAGATGGGCGCCTACGGCTGCTTGCGCATTGCCATGTTCCTGATGCCTGAAGCCGCCAAGATTTGGCTCCCCTATGTTGTAGCGCTCTTGATCTTTAACGTGGTGCTCGGTCCCTTCATTGCGCTTCGCCACAAAGACCTCAAGTACATTACTGCCTACAGTTCCATTAGCCACTTGGGCCTCATCTTCCTCGGCCTTGCCGCCATGACCCCCGTAGGTCTCCGCGGTGCAAGCCTCCAGATGATTTCTCACGGTTTCTTGACGGGGCTGTTCTTCGCTACCATCGGCATGATTTATGAACGCACCCACACCCGCGACATCACCGAAATGGGCGGCATCATGCGCAAGCTTCCGTTCCTCGGCGTAGGTTTTGTGATTGCAGGCTTTGCAGGCCTCGGCCTCCCGGGCTTCAGCGGATTCATCGCCGAAAGCAACATCTTTATCGGAGCCTTCCAGCAAGATTCCACCATCACCCGTGTCGTGACAGTGCTTGCGATCCTCTCGATTACGACAACCGCCGTTTACATCTTGCAAACAGCTAACCGAATGTTGCACGGCAATATGCCTGCCAAGTACGCAACACTTACCGACGCTTGCTTCCGCGAAAAAATCGTGGTCGTGGTCTTGGTTCTTTGCCTCCTTTTGATTGGTGTGTTCCCCGGATGGATTGCCGACATGCTCGACCAGAGTATTGCACCTATTTTTGAGAAGATTAACTCTGCATTATAG
- the nuoL gene encoding NADH-quinone oxidoreductase subunit L has product MINDVSISYLIFLMPLLVFAVNGLFLGRKSDKAAAGFAVIGNGIAMIAALIVAVHYFSSTFAPQKAVLFDFPFLNFAENFAAKIGLLIDPLSVMMLVVVTVISFLVNIYSIGYMKGDRSAGRFFSILSLFSFSMLGLVAATNLFQMFIFWELVGVSSYLLIGFWYHKPSAVSASKQAFILTRFADSFFLLGIVIVSYVVQSFDFFALNGLTLSVFRKETIDLGLMVVTKADALILGSILIFTGGWGKSAMFPMHIWLPNAMEGPTPVSSIIHSATMVVAGVYLVARLFPFFAVCGNSLTLIMWVGAFTMVFAAVIACTQKDIKRILAYSTLSQLGYMMFALGACKIGDAVITTGWTASTFHIFTHAFFKCALFLIAGSLIHQVHTNDLDAMGGLRKKMPLTYWSSLICVLAIAGIPPFSGFFSKDEIILAAFQGHHYVVFALALLTSGLTTFYMFRLFFLAFHGKPRCKSVAEGHVHEDFFMTLPIVILAVPALLSGILGKGLFEHYFVPGRLRVPQLVLLPHAEWIPYVAVAVAAVALLIAWFFYASPKAKVERALDETNRSGLYKVVYHKFYFDEMYYAVVRQFVIGGIARVARFIQDYIIEGILAFCVWFVHKLGDLVRYAQGGNLSFYLGTLIVGLLLWRFLGQLPL; this is encoded by the coding sequence ATGATTAATGACGTTTCCATCAGCTACTTGATTTTCTTGATGCCGCTTCTCGTATTCGCGGTAAACGGACTCTTCTTGGGCCGCAAATCGGACAAGGCTGCCGCAGGCTTCGCTGTCATCGGCAACGGAATTGCAATGATTGCCGCCCTGATTGTGGCAGTCCACTACTTCAGTTCTACATTCGCCCCCCAGAAAGCGGTTCTGTTCGACTTCCCATTCCTGAATTTTGCGGAAAATTTTGCCGCAAAAATCGGACTCCTGATTGACCCGCTGTCCGTCATGATGCTTGTGGTGGTCACCGTGATTTCTTTCTTGGTGAACATCTACAGTATCGGCTACATGAAGGGCGACCGCTCTGCCGGCCGATTCTTCTCGATTCTTTCGCTGTTCAGCTTCAGCATGCTGGGCCTCGTGGCCGCCACCAACCTCTTCCAGATGTTCATCTTCTGGGAACTGGTGGGCGTTTCCAGTTACCTCCTCATCGGTTTCTGGTACCATAAGCCCTCGGCCGTGAGCGCATCGAAACAAGCCTTCATTCTCACCCGCTTTGCCGACAGCTTCTTCTTGCTGGGTATCGTGATCGTGAGCTATGTGGTACAGAGCTTCGATTTCTTCGCCCTGAACGGCCTTACCCTTTCCGTTTTCAGAAAAGAAACTATTGATTTGGGCCTGATGGTGGTCACCAAGGCAGACGCCCTCATTCTCGGTTCCATTCTTATCTTTACCGGTGGCTGGGGCAAGTCGGCCATGTTCCCGATGCATATCTGGCTTCCGAACGCTATGGAAGGTCCGACCCCGGTTTCTTCGATCATTCACAGTGCCACCATGGTGGTGGCCGGTGTTTACCTAGTTGCTAGACTCTTCCCCTTCTTCGCCGTTTGCGGCAACTCCCTCACGCTGATTATGTGGGTGGGCGCCTTCACGATGGTCTTTGCCGCAGTCATCGCCTGCACGCAAAAGGACATCAAGCGCATTCTCGCCTACTCTACTCTTTCGCAGCTGGGCTACATGATGTTTGCACTGGGCGCCTGCAAAATCGGCGACGCCGTGATTACCACCGGTTGGACAGCCTCCACCTTCCACATCTTTACGCACGCCTTCTTTAAGTGCGCCTTGTTCTTGATTGCGGGTAGCCTGATTCACCAGGTGCATACCAACGACCTCGACGCCATGGGTGGACTCCGCAAGAAGATGCCGCTCACCTACTGGAGCAGCCTCATTTGCGTGCTGGCAATCGCAGGTATTCCGCCCTTCTCCGGATTCTTCTCGAAGGACGAAATCATCTTGGCAGCATTCCAGGGGCACCATTACGTGGTCTTCGCCTTGGCACTCCTCACAAGCGGACTCACCACCTTCTACATGTTCCGCCTGTTCTTCCTCGCCTTCCACGGCAAGCCCCGTTGCAAGTCCGTTGCTGAAGGTCATGTGCACGAAGACTTCTTCATGACGCTTCCTATTGTGATTCTCGCCGTACCGGCTCTCTTGAGCGGTATCTTGGGCAAGGGACTCTTCGAACATTACTTTGTGCCGGGTAGACTCCGCGTTCCGCAACTGGTATTGCTTCCCCACGCTGAATGGATTCCGTACGTTGCCGTGGCTGTAGCAGCCGTCGCGCTCTTGATTGCATGGTTCTTCTACGCAAGCCCCAAGGCTAAAGTGGAACGCGCCCTCGACGAAACAAACCGCAGCGGCTTGTACAAAGTGGTCTATCACAAGTTCTACTTCGACGAAATGTACTACGCCGTGGTTCGCCAGTTCGTCATTGGCGGCATCGCTCGCGTGGCTAGATTCATTCAAGACTACATTATCGAAGGAATTCTCGCCTTCTGCGTCTGGTTTGTACACAAGCTGGGCGACTTGGTACGCTACGCCCAGGGTGGCAATTTGAGTTTCTATTTGGGCACCCTGATTGTTGGCCTTTTGTTGTGGCGTTTTTTGGGGCAGCTTCCCCTGTAA
- the nuoK gene encoding NADH-quinone oxidoreductase subunit NuoK, translating into MNCLILAFLLFGIGVWGLMRRRHLIGMLISIELMLNAANINFISFAYFSAKDSTAGALFSIFVIAVTACEMAIALAIIVSMYRRYKSLDVEQLRDLHD; encoded by the coding sequence ATGAATTGTCTTATTCTTGCGTTTTTGCTGTTCGGCATTGGCGTCTGGGGCCTTATGCGTCGCCGCCACTTGATCGGCATGCTGATTTCTATTGAACTCATGCTGAACGCCGCCAACATCAACTTTATTTCTTTTGCTTACTTTAGCGCAAAAGACTCTACTGCAGGTGCGCTCTTCAGCATTTTCGTGATTGCAGTGACCGCCTGCGAAATGGCGATTGCACTCGCCATTATCGTGTCGATGTATCGTCGCTACAAGAGTCTGGACGTTGAACAGTTGAGGGACCTCCATGATTAA